The DNA region TTGCTCATGTTGCTTGCTGAGTTTCAACTCCATGTATAAAAGATGCAAGTCTACTTTAAGAAATTATAGAACATAATACTACTATATAAATGAATCAAATATATAGAATACTATTTTGatgtttgaattttgaaaagaAAAGACTTATGTATTGAAATTAAATATTGGTAAGTCCCACGGCGAAAGTTAGTATATATTAAAGAAACAGATTTGATTATAAATACAGAAATGATATGCTTACACTTGCTTATACACCTACACTGTATCTACAATAAGATTGGTTTTTTTTGTAATTCATTAATTTAAGCAGGGGTAAGTTGGTCATTTATGCTTTAGGTTTTAGGGTAACTCAAACACACACCCATCACTGCAGTGTACGCTGAAGGATTACAGTTGCTCTCTCAAAAAGTGGTAGAACGGCGCTCTCCGTCACCGCGTCTACGCGTCTCCATCTCACCGTCCTCCTGTCTTCATCTTCTACGTGTCATCCTGTTCGTCTTCATCTTCTCCGTCTCAAGGTTAGATGGTTACACTTCATCTTCTACACTGGAAATTTAGGGTTAACGCCTTTTAGGATGCCATTTACAGTGGAACCAGAAGCATGTACAAACTTTCCTTTGAAATTTAGGGTTTAGGTTGAGTGATTTTTGTGTTTCTTTGGTTTTTAATTCCATGGTTGTAGTACTGATTATGTGTTTCTTTGGTTTTGTTTTTTTATTAGGTTGAGTGATTTATTACAGAAACTATGACATCATCAAAAAATGGCGACGAAACTGAAGTAAGTAATAGGGATAAGTTTAAACTTTTATTTGTTTACATATTCTAGTTGGTTTGCGTAGTTGGTTAATCAAGTTTTTTCATGAATTTAAGGTGCGAATGAGGCATAGTTGTATCCCGGTGAATTTAAGCAGCATCAATGAAAAGTTAACAAAAACTCAACGTGCTCACATCGAATGCACCCCATTCAAATGGGCGATGGATATTTCTAACAACTTCTCAATCTCGGGTGGTTTATTATGGGAGTTGGTAAGTAGATGGGACGTACGTAGTAGGGATTTAGGGTTAGGAATAGAATAGTTTCCTTTACTCCAGTTGATGTTTCTTTTGCTCTTGGATTGTCTATTGTTGGTAAGTCTCTAGTAATAGAATAAGATCAACAATGTGAAACATTAGATCTATTTAAAAGGGCTGAGGTAACCATTAACAATATCCGTGTTGtttctaagtgttggcaacaattttggtaaaacaaagagtgttcacaagatgtcatgtgtgatgtcttaacacaagatatcatatgtacctgctggagttgaagaacatatgcaagcagaattgtttcagaatgccacttacaatgctaagacttctgatattggatgtacctgctggagctaaattggaagacatatgctgcagaATTGTTTCAattgacatactcattgtcatggtaactgatatggttgtacctgctataaaaggaaactggattatgcaggatttttccagatgtcagacccgatgtcatgacatcttgtacacagaacattcagtatgaatgtctggtgttttgtgattgcacaattggtggcaatcattggttgattgaagatatggctagctggcgcattctatcagggatatcaaccagatttgtttattttccaaggagatctttacagctgttataaaaatatttgattggaaaatagatttagggttttcaagttgtccaagcccagctgtgtataaaactgaattagttaattctgttatgtattctgggattagttagaatcctatgtggcgttatttgtggaggtcttgaagactaaatcagaatatttggtgaatatacagtttccaaatatggagatcttttaggaaataaaagattgaagacctcgattgtagcagaagaattctgccagctctTAACAGCAAATAAGAAGATTTGCTGTGAtttttgaaggcccaaatccagttgggtggttaggttataaataggagattgtaacctaggttttgtaagcctcaaacaatgtagAAATTAGGGGTATTTGggaggtaaacctcccaacctatgggaaggttaccaagtgtttctcagtgcttgaaagcatgagattagTTGTAACTCAAAGCTTGAAagcaagagtgattatgttcttgaacgaagctgtgaagcatgttcaagaTGTTTTGacattacatggtaattgtagtgataggaatggaaactggaggtttctatctaggagttcctaggtatagattgcattgggtagggattaagtgaggagttgtaaacgggggagtttaactctgaattaatactgctaatagtggatcttcttcctggcttggtatgcccccagagtaggtaaagttgtaccgaactgggttaacaattactggtgtttttaccttctgcactTTGTAATTTATCTGTTATAAttcagtctgtttctagtctgtttatgaagggaagaacagacttgacacatagcctgcagtctgattgcaaaacagaatgttatgacattcattattgactgtTGTTACTGATAGAttggttggtctgttacagttcatccttctgtaatgttggaacaggtgatgttcaaatcaatgttgagacatcatgctgataactgggcaggatcaataaacataagtgctatgtttgatctctactgtgtctttgcactagatggacaaaactagatgttcttctttccatggtggtatattagcagatgtcttgacatctgtgacAGAGTGCATATGAGTATTGGGTTTTAATtgttataactgtcttgctgtattagtaacaatgttggatcagatgtcatgacttcgtgtagaacatctgaactcttactataccagaatttcaattggtatcagagcaggcatcctgttctgttcctggatgagatccatgggtgatactttctggtatcttgcaaggagttatgtcagtactgttgttggaacctgtggaaggttaTGTGATTCCCatgaatggtcccttgaagtaggtggttggactattcatgacaggaactatgtgtacctgtctctggaggttggcaattggcctttaTGTGGAACAActgtgctagtattgaaacatattcaaacttggtatgttcttggaggctgatctagtgaagtgtgtggtcataggttgagttgtattatgatttccgctgcataatacctggcaaaactcaaactctgatgtagtttcccctcatgtggatgaaaggctgttgtgttcaagatttcatcataatctactgaagatgtcaaagatacttgagtctcctcaagtccactcatgatgacgttctcacttcaggatggtaagaatcacctgatcactgattcttttactctcttgggtagtgtatatgaagaacttgaagactttcaaggaggatttgttccaaggaggtggaactaatgttctaggcgatgttagaacatgttgttcaacaagtatacagctactggttgaagagaagatgtttttaggtgtcaaacaaagggatacttgtgtttggaacctactcctgacctggaaggGGAGACATCTGTGGGagctaagttgacaagggtagggtcaactatgagtatgctcaagaaggtcacttttagaagtttgatatctagaagtggagctggttgaaaTGTGACATTGTGCAACCTCATGCTGTCTGTCTTGGATAGTTGCTCCTagaagtactatgttgtgttggaagacatGTCCCCTGGATGTGAGAAGTCAATAATGGGGCAACCTGATTGctatatcatttaagaggattaggaccatgaatcttgtaattcaaacaccacgctcagaagtggcagttctttcaaggagtgagaatattaagattcagagattggttgatatagtatgctctggcaatgcatatctactattgacgAGTATTGTTGTCCTTCACCAGcacttatggtcagctggagtctgattggtgtgattggagtatgtagAGGTTTAACTCAGAGAGTTAGTTGCCACCAATAAGGGtgatgtatgtcatgttgagacagttgggtacaatgcatggatattggtgtggagtttccatgattgttaatttgagggggatttttggttaacctcctcacgtattggtcagcctagggtctggttggctgttgacctgcGTCACAagggttctggtggttgtgtgacacatttgcaaggaagaattcatctctctcattcctaagggtgaatttaatctgggaagattgtcaaaactgttgaggtacttgcaagcagaagatgttgacactagaagagtattttcaaagtattcttatggtagaagtatctgaaaggaatattgggaaaggatttaagatcaatgtctacttgtgtcaagtacaagtatttaattgattatccttggagctcaagataactgatgttttaaaagatgttggaacatctcatcttcaagatcctgtgcaaaatcacaggaaggatagtacactgttttatgatctatcactttggtggcagcaaaagcatatgatctctgaaaaggtttcctggcaagaaacatgttcagccttgacgtgtacaagaagaagaaaacatcataatcctgatggtggttacttggataagtttacttctgatctaggtatGGAAGTGCATTggcttatgcacactgtggagttaagaataagtggcagcattcttgacatcatggaaacaactttgccttaggaagtggaatccttggtataaCTGAAGGGAcagtttctaactggtccttctgaagactcatgcatcagagtgtctgaggtctttggagaagaagcagggattcatcaaggtgtgagcttggatgacttaactgcaaacatgcaggatggaggttgtttactcaaacttggttccacaatcaagtctatgagaacattgaactcttgttctgtgaagggaggaagttctttcaagtggcagaagaaggagctaaattcaacagctagatgtcaaaacacaaggttataacatttggttcaacatcagaatcttagttggtgaagtggcacatcaacttgagatagaagggtctactgggttgtagattggatacttcaagAAGCTTGAAGGTAtagtctcacttggaaggtcagaatatctttgggagaagtctgataaatgtggagaggtcaaagaatgacatttgactttttcatatgaggattcatgaatGAGGTAATCAATCAGTGGCATTTGGTatatctcagaagtgagttcgaaggtTCAAGACAATCAACTTATGGCAACTGATTTTTCTTGAGGAAggtctgagacaaattactttgagcagaaaagtagtaagttgaagacatAAGGAGGTGTTTCCTTTCATCTCTTGGAGCGTGTGGAAGGAGTtttgagctatctatggaagattatctcttgtaatgggatgagaatgtatatgtcccaattttTGTCTGGGTTCAAGCAAATGACTCAGTGATTTCTGAAAATTTTCAGATGGTGTTGTTGGGAATTGGgtttctgttctggttagaagagagattgacacagagtgtggatgtgttcagccaagagggttgaacagagggtgtgctcttgaagacatgaagatgcgtcttatgttttccattcatcaagtggtatgggttctctttgaatcaggaagtatgtgaaggtccaactttggggtgttggatatgttcatgtgtgatctccaagtttcaagaggagagttggttgttcatgacagggggagttctgtctttgtgctgcaagtaatcatcaagcttgtggtctatgtgttctcagataacaaggctaatagacatttattttgtctaattggtcacctttggtcaattttgactaaaaagggggagaagtgcttgatatggaagctGTTGTGGAAGGTGTATGTGGTTGGACAggaggacaactattattgaaagaagtgcacaggtgctacaacagaatgttgttctgtttacagatgtcaaacaGGATGTTTGATATGatgcacaggtgttgatgttgaagcagatgtcagtatgaaattctggctggtacaggtactggAGGTCAGTAGCTGTTCTGTTTGTTGcatgcacaaatttagggggagaagaagtacccttttgcattgtgcatttgtgtgtcttactagttgcatccataactagtaattctgattgttgcacaaatttagggggaggagaagtacccttgtaaatgtgtgtattactagtagccatagtTAGTAATTGTTTTTTGCTTCTactgctgattaaactactgttaagttgtttaaactgctgatagtttgccttgtgaacaaaaaggacagatatatgttttagccaaaatttgccaaagggggagtttgttgtttctaagtgttggcaacaattttggtaaaacaaagagtgttcacaagatgtcatgtgtgatgtcttaacacaagatatcctatgtacctgctggagttgaagaacatatgcaagcaggattatttcagaatgccacttacaatgctaaggcttctgatattggatgtacctgctggagctaaattggaagacatatgctgcaggattatttcagttgacatactcattgtcatggtaactgatatggttgtacctgctataaaaggaaactggattatgcaggatttttccagatgtcagacccgatgtcatgacatcttgtacacagaacattcagtatgaatgtctggtgttttgtgattgcacaattggtggcaatcattggttgatttAAGATATGGCTAGATGGCGCATTCTATCAaggatatcaaccagatttgtttattttccaaggagatctttacagctgttataaaaagatttgattggaaaatagatttagggttttcaagttgTCAAAGCCCAgctgtgtataaaactgaattagttaattctgttatgtattctgggattagttagaatcctatgtggcattatttgtggaggtcttgaagactaaatcagaagatttggtgaatatatttggtgaatatacagtttccaaatatggagatcttttaggaaataaaagattgaagacctcgattgtagcagaagaattatgccagctctgtaacagcaaagaagaagatttgctgcgatttttgaaggcccaaatccagttgggtggttaggttataaataggagattgtaacctaggttttgtaagcctcaaacaatgtagAAATTAGGGGTATttgtgaggtaaacctcccaacctgtgggaaggttaccaagtgtttcttagtgcttgaaagcatgagattagttgtaacttaaagcctgtaggcaagagtgattatgttcttgaacgaagctgtgaagcatgttcaagaTGTTTTGacattacatggtaattgtagtgataggaatggaaactcgaggtttctatctaggagttcctaggtataaattgcactgggtagggattaagtgaggagttgtaaatgggggagtttaactctgaattaatactgctaatagtggatcttcttcctggcttggtatgcccccagagtaggtaaagttgtaccgaattgggttaacaattactggtgtttttaccttctgcactCTGTAATTTATCTATTATAATTCAGTttgtttctagtctgtttatgaagggaagaacagacttgacacatagcctgcagtctgattgcaaaacagaatgttctaacattcattattgactgctgttactgatagattggttggtctgttacagttcatccttctgtaatgttggaacaggtgatgttcaaatcaatgttgagacatcatgctgataactgggcaggatcaataaacataagtgctatgtttgatctctactgtgtctttgcactagatggacaaaactagatgttcttctttccatggtggtatattagaagatgtcttgacatctgtggcagagtgcatatgagtactgggttttaattgttataactgtcttgctgtattagtaacaatgttggatcagatgtcatgacttcgtgtagaacatctgaactctgactataccagaatttcaatcCGCAAACAACTTCGTTGCCATAAGAAAAAATTAGTTAATTTTGTTAGACTTTACATATTACTTGCATTTGCGGAGTTTTACTTTCCCAAAACAGGGAATAAGGTATTTACGGGATTTGTTAAGCAATTGGATGATTTAGATTCCCTTGATGCTCATAGTTGGGGAATTGTTGTTTATAACTTTGTGGTTTCTAGTTTATGTGAGTCTTCAGTTGTGTTGAAGGAGGGAAAAAATAAGGCACAAAGACATTTAAACGGGTGTGCTTCCATATTGCAGGTAAATATATTATACTACTTTATAGTTCCATCTTGTGTTTTGAAACTTTGAAACTTTGAAATTTACAACTCTTAATATTTGTTACAAATTTGGGCATTCAACCATTTATCTTTAGGGAAAGCACCAACTATTTTTAGGATTAGTTTTCCACGTGTATTGAATTGGCCGGTTATAAGTATGcagaagaaaaatattgaaaaagCATTTGAAAAAAATATGGTAATATATTATGTGTTTGAATTGAGAAAATTAATTTTTCTGTTGTTGTGTGTTGATTGACTTTTTTGTGTTAGATAATTGATAGAGTGGTTGCAACAGAGGAAGAGCTAAAATATGACATAGTCAATGCTGCTCTGTTTGAACAAGGACAACATTTTGTGAATGTTATTGATTATCATAGATTGGTGGTTGAGAATAAAGATTTTTAAGAGAGGATAACAGTTCTTGAGTATGAAGTGGGGATGATGAAAGAGGCGAGAGTTAACACTCCGTTTGAGGACGGGGTTGTTCAAGATGATCAACAACTTGTGAACTTTATCACTGAAGATGAAGTAGGAACTTTGGCTGGAGATGTTGGACATGACTCTCCATTTAATGATGATGCCAATGTTGCAGAAAATCAATCAAAGTCTAAATCCAACATGGCTACAAGAATGAGGAAGAAACCAAGGAAGCGTGGAAAAAGAACCAGACTGAATTTGTAAATCATTAGTGTTGTAGTGTAGAATTTGTGTAATATGTATTGCAGAATTTGTACCAATTATGATGTGTTGTAGTGAAATGTTGACAATTTGTGGTTGTGTTTTGTTTATGTGCACAATGTCCTGATTATGTTATCGTTCATTTTATCGTTAATGTGTTGAGTATGTTATAGTTCATTATGTTGTTAATGTGTTGAGAATGTGTTATAGTGAATATTGTTCCATCAATGTATTAACCAAGTCCGAGTTAACAATTTCCCTTGTTTTGAAGTCTGGAACTGCATTAACCAACTTCATGAAATATATTAACCAGGTCTGGGACTGCAATTTCCCTTGTTTTAAAGTCTGAAACTGCAATTTCCCTTGTTTTATAGTTTGGAACTGCATCAAGCAAAGTTAAACTTCCATTAACCAACTTCGTCAAATGTATTAACCAAGTCTGAAACTGCATCAAGCAAAGTTAAACTTCCATTAACCAACTTCGTGAAATGTATTAACCAAGTATGAAACTGCAATTTCCATTGTTTTAAAGTCTGGAACTGCATCAACCGAAGTTAAACTTCCATTAACCAACTTCGTGCAATGTATTAAGCAAGTTTGGGACTGCAATTTCTCTTATTTTAAAGTCTGGAACTGCATCAACCGAAGTTAAACTTCCATTAACCAACTTCGTGCAGTGTATTAACCAAGTTTGGGACTGTAATTTCTCTTATTTTAAAGTCTAGAACTGCATCAAACGAAGTTAAACTTCCATTAACCAACTTCGTGCAATGTATTAACCAAGTCTGGGACTGCAATTTCTCTTATTTCAAAGTCTGGCACTGCACTAACTGAAGTTAAACTTCCATTAACCAACTTCGTGCAATGTATTAAGCAAGTCTGGGACTGCAATTTCTCTTGTTTTAAAGTTTGACACTATATTAATGAActtcatatttttttttatgtttggATACAAAGTAATTGcattaagaaaatattttatatattatataCACCAATAAAGTTTAGTACAATTTGGATTATGACAAAAGTCAATTTACAATACTACACCATTTACAATTTGGATTAATACAAAATTCAATTTACAATCTTGCAACATTCTACCTGAATATTCCACCTGAATAACCTACACCACCAAATGTAACTATTCTTAGTGCACGTAGTGTTTTGAACAAGATTAAAATAAATGTTTGAACATCATACCATCATGTCAAAATTTTCAAAATAGTATAAATATATGACAGTCTCCCCAAAATACACATGCCACTAGTCAATaaccaaaaatttccaaaatcATCATAAATTTGTACAAACTTGAGATGAACCCATCAAGGTTGTTTCACATGTTGTCAAAAGATCCATGAATGACATACAATTTCCAACATATACAATAACATACAAAAATCTAAAATATGACGTACGTAAAATCAAATACATAATAAATTAGTAGTTTAATGAGTACACTTAATTTATCCTCAACATCTACACATGTTTTCTGCAACTCGTACATACGAATTTCTTTAAATGGTACATGTGAATTCAAACATTATTTAATACAATCTTATAATGTACACAAACCATAATACTCAAATCTAAGTAATGCTCTCCATTAACAACCTCAAGAGATGATTGTACACAAATATCACTTCCAAACTGATTTCCCACCATTCCAATATTGCACTCCTACACATTTAAGAAACAAAATGCTAGgtacacatacacacacacacacacacacacacacacacacacacacacacacacacacacacacacacacacacacacacacacacacacacacaacacacacacatatatatatatatatatatatatatatatatatatatatatatatatatatatatatatatatatatatatatatatatatatacacacacacacacacacacacacatttaaGATATCATTTATTAACGTAAGTAGACATACTGTAGTAAACTCAGTGTGATCACTTTTTTTTGTTTGTTTCCTTGACCTCTTGGCGATCGTTTCGGCGACAGATGTTTTTCTTTTAGATGGAGAACAACCTTTGCGCTTGACATGTTTTGGACTGCGAATTCTATTACTATTGATTGGATTAAAATCATCATTGAGGTTTTCTTCAATAAGGGCACTATCCTTTGTGGACATATTAGAGTTAAACAAATGTAATGTTTCATGGAGGTCTTCGGTAGTCTCTTTTGACTCAGCAGCTACTTCAGCAACCTCATAAAAATGCTTGCATAATTTGTCAAATCTGTCCATTTGTGGCTTCAACTCTGTTACACCATAACTAGTCTTGATATATGGATGCTTCCTTTTAATGTTTTTCTTCCATCTCGTTAAAACATACTTCTCTGGAAGACTTATAATCCTCTCTTGACTACACACGGATAACACATGCCGACACACAATACCTCTAAACTCAAATAATGAGCATTCAAATTTGAAATCATGGTTTTCCTTATTAAGCACAACTTTTAAGACTCGCTCTTTGCGTATGTCTCCAACTAATATCTCCTCCAACACATGATATGTAGCAAAGCAACCTTCCATGCTATTTAATGATGCAGAACAATTCATTTTAGATCTGTATTCCACTTGAATTTCCTTGAATTTGGCATTCGTAAACTCACTTTGGAATTGATTCTCAATGGATGAGTTTGACCCACATGGAATTGTTGTATCCATCGAATTAAAATCAACTTCATATTACTTTTCTTCCCGACTTCTAAGAGCATTATCATATTGTTTCACGAACTGATTTAGACTTGTTGTAGAATTGATATATCCATCAAAGAAAGCATGTATGCTCTCACTACATTGCGTAGTTGACATAC from Lathyrus oleraceus cultivar Zhongwan6 chromosome 1, CAAS_Psat_ZW6_1.0, whole genome shotgun sequence includes:
- the LOC127088074 gene encoding protein FAR1-RELATED SEQUENCE 6; translated protein: MDTTIPCGSNSSIENQFQSEFTNAKFKEIQVEYRSKMNCSASLNSMEGCFATYHVLEEILVGDIRKERVLKVVLNKENHDFKFECSLFEFRGIVCRHVLSVCSQERIISLPEKYVLTRWKKNIKRKHPYIKTSYGVTELKPQMDRFDKLCKHFYEVAEVAAESKETTEDLHETLHLFNSNMSTKDSALIEENLNDDFNPINSNRIRSPKHVKRKGCSPSKRKTSVAETIAKRSRKQTKKSDHTEFTTECNIGMVGNQFGSDICVQSSLEVVNGEHYLDLSIMFQTWLIHLTKLVNGSLTLLDAVPNYKTREIAVSDFKTREIAVPDLVNIFHEVG